A region of Thermobifida halotolerans DNA encodes the following proteins:
- the murG gene encoding undecaprenyldiphospho-muramoylpentapeptide beta-N-acetylglucosaminyltransferase: protein MRVVLAGGGTAGHVEPALALADALRRINPDTQVLCLGTERGLEQRLVPMRGYELGVIPAVPLPRKLTPQLLSVPGRLANAISTTTKHLERIQADVLVGFGGYVATPGYLAARSRRVPIVVHEANPLPGLANRLGARLTPHVFTGHPHTELRNGRYIGIPLRTRISTLDRLAVGDRARTRFGLRPDLPTLLIFGGSQGAQAINQTAFDCAEDFHQAGVQVLHVVGPKNADGPEDRTRGGVPYVVVPYVDEMEMAYAAADVAMCRSGALTCAELTAVGLPGAFVPLAIGNGEQRLNAEPIVEAGGGLMVANSELGRQWVREQLIPLLTDTDRIVAMSEAASRLGRRDADMALAREVIAVATGDRSGVDMPIDDSEDEADYGEVGKDAR from the coding sequence ATGAGGGTAGTCCTCGCCGGCGGCGGCACGGCCGGACACGTAGAACCCGCACTGGCCCTGGCCGATGCGCTGCGGCGCATCAACCCCGACACCCAGGTGCTGTGCCTGGGAACCGAGCGGGGACTGGAGCAGCGGCTCGTCCCCATGCGGGGATACGAACTGGGAGTGATCCCCGCGGTGCCGCTGCCGCGCAAGCTCACCCCCCAACTGCTGTCGGTTCCCGGCAGACTGGCCAACGCCATCAGCACCACCACCAAGCACCTGGAGCGGATCCAGGCCGACGTCCTCGTCGGCTTCGGCGGTTACGTGGCCACCCCCGGATACCTGGCCGCGCGCAGCCGCCGCGTCCCGATCGTGGTGCACGAGGCCAATCCGCTCCCGGGGCTGGCCAACCGGCTCGGCGCACGGCTGACCCCGCACGTGTTCACCGGGCACCCGCACACCGAGCTCCGCAACGGCCGCTACATCGGCATCCCCCTGCGCACCCGGATCTCCACCCTGGACCGGCTGGCCGTGGGAGACAGGGCCCGCACCAGGTTCGGACTGCGCCCCGACCTGCCGACCCTGCTGATCTTCGGCGGCTCCCAGGGGGCGCAGGCCATCAACCAGACCGCCTTCGACTGCGCCGAGGACTTCCACCAGGCCGGCGTCCAGGTGCTGCACGTGGTCGGCCCCAAGAACGCCGACGGTCCCGAGGACCGCACCCGCGGCGGAGTGCCCTACGTGGTGGTGCCCTACGTGGACGAGATGGAGATGGCCTACGCCGCCGCGGACGTGGCCATGTGCCGCTCCGGTGCGCTGACCTGCGCGGAGCTGACCGCGGTCGGGCTGCCCGGCGCGTTCGTCCCGCTGGCCATCGGCAACGGGGAGCAGCGGCTCAACGCCGAGCCGATCGTGGAGGCCGGGGGCGGCCTCATGGTGGCCAACTCCGAACTGGGCCGGCAGTGGGTCCGCGAACAGCTCATCCCGCTGCTCACCGACACCGACCGGATCGTGGCGATGTCGGAGGCCGCGTCGCGGCTGGGGCGGCGGGACGCCGACATGGCGCTGGCCCGGGAGGTCATCGCCGTCGCCACCGGCGACCGGTCCGGAGTGGACATGCCCATCGACGACTCCGAGGACGAGGCCGACTACGGCGAGGTCGGGAAGGACGCCCGATGA
- the murC gene encoding UDP-N-acetylmuramate--L-alanine ligase gives MSLVEPTEPVEVDKLGRVHLVGIGGAGMSGIARVLLQRGVEVSGSDARDSALLRELAELGATVRVGHAAENVGTADTLVVSSAIRDTNPELVEARARGLRVLPRAAALGALLLDRRGVAVAGTHGKTTTTSMITVVLQHLGAAPGYVIGGQLVTTGLGADAGADDVIVVEADESDGSFLMLSPRIAVVTNVEADHLDNYGGLEEIHANFAAFVDRVAETLVVGVDDPGARRVADVARERGRRVLTYGTAAGADYRVEDIEASGFATDFTLHPPSGDPVRCTVAAPGRHNVLNAAAAVAVADELGHDPEVAAEGLAEFAGTARRFELKGEANGVRVYDSYAHHPTEIAADLDAARAALDSRAEGGAAGRIVVVFQPHLYSRTRIFAAEFAEALTKADEVVVLDVYAAREDPEPGVTSALITDQVGHDRVRHHPDRAAAVDHVVSVARPGDIVLTMGAGDVTELGPTIVAALG, from the coding sequence ATGAGTCTGGTCGAACCGACCGAGCCGGTCGAGGTCGACAAGCTGGGACGGGTCCACCTCGTCGGGATCGGCGGAGCGGGCATGTCCGGGATCGCGCGGGTGCTGCTGCAGCGCGGGGTCGAGGTCTCCGGCAGCGACGCCCGCGACAGCGCCCTCCTGCGCGAACTGGCGGAGCTGGGGGCGACCGTGCGCGTCGGCCACGCGGCCGAGAACGTCGGCACCGCCGACACCCTCGTGGTCTCCTCCGCCATCCGCGACACCAACCCCGAACTGGTCGAGGCGCGGGCCCGGGGCCTGCGCGTGCTGCCGCGCGCCGCCGCACTCGGCGCGCTGCTGCTGGACCGGCGCGGTGTGGCGGTCGCGGGCACGCACGGCAAGACCACCACCACGTCGATGATCACCGTGGTGCTGCAGCACCTGGGCGCCGCGCCCGGCTACGTCATCGGCGGACAGTTGGTGACCACCGGCCTGGGCGCCGACGCGGGCGCGGACGACGTCATCGTGGTGGAGGCCGACGAGAGCGACGGCTCCTTCCTGATGCTGTCGCCCAGAATCGCCGTCGTCACCAACGTCGAGGCCGACCACCTGGACAACTACGGCGGGCTGGAGGAGATCCACGCCAACTTCGCCGCGTTCGTCGACCGGGTGGCCGAGACCCTGGTGGTCGGGGTGGACGACCCGGGGGCGCGCCGCGTCGCCGACGTCGCCCGCGAGCGCGGCCGCCGGGTCCTCACCTACGGTACGGCGGCGGGGGCCGACTACCGGGTCGAGGACATCGAGGCGTCCGGGTTCGCCACGGACTTCACGCTGCACCCGCCCTCGGGGGATCCGGTGCGCTGCACCGTCGCCGCGCCCGGCCGGCACAACGTGCTCAACGCCGCGGCGGCCGTCGCGGTGGCCGACGAACTCGGCCACGACCCCGAGGTCGCCGCCGAGGGGCTCGCCGAGTTCGCGGGAACCGCCCGCCGGTTCGAGCTCAAGGGCGAGGCGAACGGGGTGCGCGTCTACGACAGCTACGCGCACCACCCCACCGAGATCGCCGCGGACCTCGACGCCGCGCGCGCCGCGCTGGACTCGCGGGCCGAGGGCGGCGCGGCCGGGCGGATCGTGGTGGTGTTCCAACCCCACCTGTACAGCCGCACGCGCATCTTCGCCGCCGAGTTCGCCGAGGCGCTCACCAAGGCCGACGAGGTGGTCGTCCTGGACGTCTACGCCGCCCGCGAGGACCCCGAACCGGGGGTCACCTCCGCACTGATCACCGACCAGGTCGGCCACGACCGGGTCCGCCACCACCCCGACCGCGCCGCCGCCGTCGACCACGTGGTGTCCGTGGCGCGGCCGGGCGACATCGTGCTGACGATGGGCGCCGGGGACGTCACCGAACTCGGCCCGACGATCGTCGCCGCGCTGGGATGA
- a CDS encoding cell division protein FtsQ/DivIB → MTAEEQREAEPSADPRQSDPWKVAFVTLLLVALVTVVVWVLLESRLLVVRQVEVTGLDRLTEEEVVAAADVATGTPLARVDTGAVVERVAELRLVESVAVRRGWPATLRVEVTERTPVLALSVEGGYHLVDREGVRVEEADTRPEGYPLVRVTGEVRGNPAVAESARVVGALPESLVDAVDTVVATDRARITLELVGGATVMWGDSERGADKARALEVLLEQHPPDPGRHYDVSAAGVAVVR, encoded by the coding sequence GTGACGGCCGAGGAGCAGCGGGAGGCGGAGCCCTCCGCCGATCCCCGCCAGTCGGACCCGTGGAAGGTCGCCTTCGTCACCCTGCTCCTGGTGGCCCTGGTCACGGTCGTCGTCTGGGTGCTGCTGGAGTCGCGGCTGCTCGTCGTCCGCCAGGTCGAGGTCACCGGCCTGGACCGGCTCACCGAGGAGGAGGTGGTGGCCGCGGCGGACGTGGCCACCGGAACCCCGCTGGCCAGGGTGGACACCGGAGCCGTCGTGGAGCGCGTGGCGGAGCTGCGGCTGGTCGAGTCGGTCGCGGTCCGGCGCGGGTGGCCCGCCACACTGCGCGTCGAGGTGACCGAACGCACCCCGGTGCTGGCTCTCTCGGTCGAAGGCGGCTACCACCTGGTGGACCGCGAGGGGGTGCGGGTCGAGGAGGCCGACACCCGGCCCGAGGGCTATCCCCTGGTCCGGGTCACCGGCGAGGTGCGGGGAAACCCCGCGGTGGCCGAGAGCGCCCGGGTGGTCGGGGCGCTGCCCGAGTCCCTGGTCGACGCGGTCGACACCGTCGTGGCGACCGACCGGGCCCGGATCACGTTGGAACTCGTCGGCGGGGCCACCGTGATGTGGGGTGACAGCGAGCGGGGAGCCGACAAGGCCCGGGCGCTGGAGGTGCTCTTGGAGCAGCACCCGCCCGATCCGGGACGCCACTACGACGTGAGCGCCGCGGGGGTCGCGGTCGTCCGGTGA
- the ftsZ gene encoding cell division protein FtsZ yields the protein MAAPQNYLAVIKVVGIGGGGVNAVNRMIEEGLKGVEFIAINTDAQALLMSDADVKLDVGRELTRGLGAGANPDVGRKAAEDHREEIEEVLKGADMVFVTAGEGGGTGTGGAPVVANIARSLGALTIGVVTRPFGFEGKRRATQAESGIAMLREEVDTLIVIPNDRLLSISDRQVSVLDAFKAADQVLLSGVQGITDLITTPGLINLDFADVKSVMSGAGSALMGIGSARGDDRAVAAAEMAISSPLLEASIDGAHGVLLSIQGGSDLGLFEINEAAQLVANSAAPEANIIFGAVIDDALGDEVRVTVIAAGFDEPQVEAAPPSRAASTPRPPTERRPEPPAPSAPAAPPAAPSRPADPPRASRPSLPESVSRPAPEPVRDPGPAPEPPKAEPPRASEPAADAAPEEPKESRDDDRPYRPGGIHAVGDSGYGRPRTSDSPFSRTSEIPTPRRRVVFDEGDDLDVPDFLK from the coding sequence GTGGCAGCACCGCAGAACTACCTCGCGGTCATCAAAGTCGTCGGGATCGGCGGCGGCGGTGTCAACGCCGTCAATCGCATGATCGAAGAGGGTCTCAAGGGCGTCGAATTCATCGCCATCAACACCGACGCTCAGGCGCTGCTCATGAGCGACGCCGACGTCAAGCTCGACGTCGGCCGCGAACTCACCCGTGGTCTGGGCGCGGGCGCCAACCCCGATGTGGGACGCAAGGCGGCCGAGGACCACCGCGAGGAGATCGAAGAGGTCCTCAAGGGCGCCGACATGGTCTTCGTGACCGCGGGGGAGGGCGGTGGCACGGGAACCGGGGGAGCCCCGGTGGTCGCCAACATCGCCCGGTCCCTGGGGGCGCTCACCATCGGTGTGGTCACCCGCCCCTTCGGTTTCGAGGGCAAGCGGCGCGCCACCCAGGCCGAGTCGGGGATCGCGATGCTGCGTGAGGAGGTCGACACGCTCATCGTCATCCCCAACGACCGACTCCTGTCCATCTCCGACCGGCAGGTCAGCGTCCTGGACGCGTTCAAGGCCGCCGACCAGGTGCTGCTGTCGGGTGTGCAGGGCATCACCGACCTGATCACCACGCCGGGCCTGATCAACCTGGACTTCGCCGACGTCAAGTCGGTCATGTCGGGGGCGGGGTCGGCGCTCATGGGCATCGGTTCGGCGCGCGGCGACGACCGCGCCGTGGCGGCGGCCGAGATGGCGATCTCCTCGCCGCTGCTGGAGGCCAGTATCGACGGCGCCCACGGTGTGCTGCTGTCCATCCAGGGCGGTTCCGACCTGGGCCTGTTCGAGATCAACGAGGCCGCCCAACTCGTGGCGAACTCCGCGGCGCCCGAGGCCAACATCATCTTCGGCGCGGTCATCGACGACGCGCTCGGCGACGAGGTGCGGGTCACGGTCATCGCGGCCGGATTCGACGAACCCCAGGTGGAGGCGGCGCCCCCGTCCCGTGCGGCGAGTACGCCGCGGCCTCCGACGGAGCGGCGCCCCGAGCCGCCCGCCCCCTCCGCCCCGGCCGCGCCGCCCGCGGCGCCGTCGCGCCCGGCCGACCCTCCGCGCGCCTCCCGGCCGTCCCTGCCCGAGTCCGTCTCCCGCCCGGCGCCCGAGCCGGTCCGGGACCCCGGGCCCGCGCCCGAGCCGCCCAAGGCGGAGCCGCCGCGGGCGAGCGAGCCCGCAGCGGACGCCGCACCCGAGGAGCCCAAGGAGTCCCGCGACGACGACCGGCCGTACCGGCCGGGGGGCATCCACGCGGTGGGCGACAGCGGCTACGGCCGTCCGCGGACCTCCGACAGCCCCTTCTCCCGTACCAGCGAGATCCCGACGCCGCGGCGGCGCGTGGTCTTCGACGAGGGCGACGACCTCGACGTCCCGGACTTCCTCAAGTAG
- the pgeF gene encoding peptidoglycan editing factor PgeF, translating into MSTVIELAPGVRAGFTGRDGGVSREPYATLNLGGHVGDDPEAVAENRRRAARGFGLDPRDVVWMNQVHGADAVTVTGSGPAGDVDAVVTTVPGLALAVLVADCLPVLVADAEAGVVGAAHSGRPGMAAGVVASLVAEMERHGARPERCAALLGPVVCGRCYEVPEELQEEVARSVPEARCTTDAGTPGVDIRAGVTAQLKRLGVTNVTHDARCTRESTDLFSYRRDATTGRFAGYIWKA; encoded by the coding sequence ATGAGCACCGTGATCGAGCTGGCCCCGGGTGTGCGAGCCGGATTCACCGGACGCGACGGCGGAGTCAGCCGGGAACCCTACGCCACCCTGAACCTGGGCGGTCACGTCGGGGACGACCCCGAGGCGGTCGCCGAGAACCGGAGGCGGGCCGCGCGGGGCTTCGGACTCGATCCGCGTGACGTGGTGTGGATGAACCAGGTGCACGGCGCCGACGCGGTGACCGTGACCGGTTCCGGTCCCGCCGGGGACGTCGACGCCGTCGTCACCACGGTGCCGGGGCTGGCGCTCGCGGTCCTGGTGGCCGACTGCCTGCCGGTGCTGGTCGCCGACGCCGAGGCGGGGGTCGTCGGCGCGGCGCACTCGGGGCGGCCGGGAATGGCCGCGGGTGTGGTCGCGTCGCTGGTGGCGGAGATGGAGCGGCACGGCGCGCGTCCCGAGCGGTGCGCCGCGCTGCTCGGGCCGGTGGTCTGCGGGCGGTGCTACGAGGTTCCCGAGGAGTTGCAGGAGGAGGTGGCCCGCAGTGTGCCCGAGGCCCGGTGCACCACTGACGCGGGCACTCCGGGAGTGGACATCCGGGCGGGGGTCACGGCACAGTTGAAGCGACTCGGAGTGACCAACGTCACCCATGATGCTCGGTGTACCCGAGAGAGCACCGACCTGTTCTCCTACCGCAGGGATGCGACCACGGGTCGGTTCGCCGGATACATCTGGAAGGCCTGA
- a CDS encoding YggS family pyridoxal phosphate-dependent enzyme, translated as MSEDARRAEIAANLDRVRERVAAACAAAGRAAEEVRVIAVTKQYPASDVRVLAGLGVRDVGENRDQEAAPKAAECRDLDLTWHFVGQLQTNKVRSVVRYAHVVHSVDRPRLVTELGRRVRAEGRALTCLVQVNLDPESARGVIGPRGGADCADVPALAEAIEAEEGLSLGGVMAVAPRDGDPLKAFDRLNAVADDIRGRYPHATVISAGMSGDLEAAVERGATHLRIGTALLGDRGLIVG; from the coding sequence ATGAGCGAGGACGCGCGCCGCGCGGAGATCGCCGCGAATCTGGACCGGGTGCGGGAGCGGGTGGCCGCCGCCTGCGCGGCGGCCGGGCGCGCGGCCGAGGAGGTCCGCGTCATCGCGGTCACGAAGCAGTACCCGGCCTCCGACGTGCGCGTCCTGGCCGGTCTGGGAGTGCGCGACGTGGGCGAGAACCGCGACCAGGAAGCCGCCCCGAAGGCCGCCGAATGCCGTGATCTCGATCTCACCTGGCACTTCGTCGGACAGTTGCAGACGAACAAGGTGCGCTCGGTGGTGCGCTACGCCCACGTGGTCCACTCGGTGGACCGGCCGCGGCTGGTCACGGAGCTGGGACGGCGGGTCCGCGCCGAGGGGCGCGCGCTGACCTGTCTGGTCCAGGTCAACCTGGACCCCGAGTCGGCGCGGGGGGTGATCGGCCCCCGCGGCGGCGCCGACTGCGCGGACGTGCCCGCGCTGGCCGAGGCGATCGAGGCCGAGGAGGGACTGTCCCTGGGCGGGGTGATGGCCGTCGCGCCGCGCGACGGCGATCCGCTGAAAGCGTTCGACCGTCTTAATGCGGTCGCCGACGACATCAGGGGTCGCTACCCTCATGCCACGGTGATTTCCGCGGGGATGAGCGGTGACCTGGAAGCCGCGGTCGAGCGGGGCGCGACACACCTGAGAATAGGTACGGCGTTGCTTGGCGATCGGGGGTTGATCGTGGGGTAA
- a CDS encoding cell division protein SepF: MAGAMRKMAVYLGLVEDDRYDHRYADEYDDFEDFDEALDERPVRDRAPRDDARGDSVTDSVDHPASRNERRPTVPAVPATADLARITTLHPRTYNEARTIGEHFREGIPVIMNLTEMVDSDAKRLVDFAAGLIFGLHGSIERVTNKVFLLSPANVEVTAEDKARIAERGFFNQS; the protein is encoded by the coding sequence ATGGCCGGCGCGATGCGCAAGATGGCGGTCTACCTCGGCCTCGTGGAGGACGACCGTTACGATCACCGTTATGCGGACGAGTACGATGACTTCGAGGATTTCGACGAGGCCCTCGACGAGCGGCCCGTTCGAGACCGCGCTCCCCGTGACGACGCCCGAGGCGACTCCGTGACGGATTCGGTCGATCACCCCGCGTCGCGCAACGAACGGCGCCCCACCGTCCCCGCCGTGCCCGCCACCGCTGATCTCGCCCGGATCACGACACTCCATCCCCGGACCTACAACGAAGCGCGTACTATCGGAGAGCATTTCCGTGAAGGCATTCCGGTGATCATGAACCTCACCGAGATGGTCGACAGTGACGCCAAGCGTCTGGTCGACTTCGCGGCGGGGTTGATCTTCGGCCTGCACGGCAGCATCGAACGCGTGACCAACAAGGTGTTCCTGTTGTCTCCGGCTAATGTTGAGGTGACCGCTGAAGACAAAGCACGTATCGCTGAGCGAGGATTCTTCAATCAGAGTTAG
- a CDS encoding YggT family protein produces the protein MNIVQVVLGNVLIFVLYLFLFLLIGRLVFDLVQMYARSWRPAGLVLVLAETTYTITDPPLKFLRRFIKPIRLGSVALDLSFMILFLVVTILLQVVTSVLTV, from the coding sequence GTGAACATCGTCCAAGTCGTGCTCGGCAACGTTCTGATCTTCGTCCTATACCTCTTCCTGTTTCTGCTGATCGGGCGGCTGGTGTTCGACTTGGTTCAGATGTATGCCAGGTCATGGCGGCCTGCCGGATTGGTCCTGGTTCTGGCCGAGACGACGTATACGATCACGGACCCGCCGCTCAAGTTCCTGCGTCGCTTCATCAAACCCATCCGGTTGGGGAGTGTCGCGCTCGACTTGAGCTTCATGATCCTGTTCCTTGTGGTGACGATCCTCCTCCAGGTCGTGACGTCTGTCCTGACCGTGTAG
- a CDS encoding DivIVA domain-containing protein produces MPLTPADVRNKQFSTTRLRPGYDEEEVDAFLDEVEAELDRLIQENEELRGKLAECLRGKVPPAGMNDFQPQEPPAPQEAPKPEMPMRQQPEPMRQQQPEPAQAAAPPMGLPGGDDNMDTAARVLALAQQTADQAISDARREADETLGRARHEAEDILGKARRQAEQIVNEARARSENLDRDAQERHRQVMGSLVQQRDELEHKVAALKDFEREYRSRLKDYFERQLRELNEGAPDYSNNPNTTGGFQTMSPPTGGSPSLQHAGPGSGSTNPFASPEPAPHGYHPGDPHDRH; encoded by the coding sequence ATGCCGCTGACACCTGCGGATGTACGCAATAAACAGTTCAGTACGACCCGGCTGCGGCCGGGATACGACGAAGAAGAGGTCGACGCCTTCCTCGACGAGGTCGAAGCCGAACTCGATCGTCTGATCCAGGAGAACGAGGAACTGCGCGGCAAGCTGGCGGAGTGCCTGCGCGGCAAGGTGCCCCCTGCGGGAATGAACGACTTCCAGCCCCAGGAACCCCCTGCCCCTCAGGAAGCCCCCAAGCCCGAGATGCCGATGCGGCAGCAGCCCGAACCGATGCGGCAGCAGCAGCCCGAGCCGGCCCAGGCCGCGGCCCCGCCCATGGGGCTGCCCGGCGGCGACGACAACATGGACACCGCCGCCCGCGTTCTCGCCCTCGCCCAGCAGACCGCCGACCAGGCGATCTCCGACGCCCGCCGTGAGGCCGACGAGACGCTGGGACGGGCCCGCCACGAGGCCGAGGACATTCTCGGCAAGGCCCGCCGCCAGGCCGAGCAGATCGTCAACGAGGCGCGCGCCCGGTCGGAGAACCTGGACCGCGACGCCCAGGAGCGCCACCGCCAGGTCATGGGGTCGCTCGTGCAGCAGCGCGACGAGCTGGAGCACAAGGTCGCGGCGCTCAAGGACTTCGAGCGCGAGTACCGCAGCCGCCTCAAGGACTACTTCGAGCGGCAGTTGAGGGAGCTCAACGAGGGAGCGCCCGACTACAGCAACAACCCGAACACCACGGGCGGTTTCCAGACCATGTCGCCTCCCACCGGCGGCAGTCCGTCGCTGCAGCACGCCGGACCCGGCTCGGGCTCCACGAACCCGTTCGCCTCACCCGAACCGGCGCCGCACGGCTACCACCCGGGTGACCCGCACGACCGCCACTGA